From Spirosoma aerolatum, one genomic window encodes:
- a CDS encoding PD-(D/E)XK nuclease-like domain-containing protein: MNRIAHSDLCELFNLRMGKPARSIDEKAARFGTTFHSMILEPEKPIDWTQHHVTERAKLLEMEKSFRDLSKTSILARDMIAMGQREKVVQWMDTSTGLPLKAKLDAHYATPLERFGKQVVIDLKTTSCESSYHFFNRMIEYGYDRQAAFYLDAVGSDYNFYFVAIQKRKPFDVFEINMAFSVDRRAIIDQARAKNARLLRDAYQELQKPDGWRPSSWSRIEQEPISTLRV; this comes from the coding sequence ATGAACCGAATCGCCCACAGCGATTTGTGTGAACTGTTTAACCTGCGCATGGGTAAACCTGCGCGAAGCATCGACGAGAAAGCAGCCCGGTTCGGAACCACGTTTCACAGCATGATTCTGGAACCCGAAAAACCAATCGACTGGACACAGCATCACGTCACTGAACGCGCTAAACTTCTTGAGATGGAAAAGTCCTTTCGGGATTTAAGCAAAACCTCGATCCTGGCCAGAGACATGATTGCGATGGGTCAACGCGAAAAGGTTGTTCAATGGATGGACACTTCGACTGGGTTGCCGCTCAAAGCCAAACTGGACGCGCATTATGCAACACCGCTTGAAAGGTTTGGTAAACAGGTCGTTATTGATTTGAAAACAACATCCTGTGAGTCGTCTTACCATTTTTTCAACCGAATGATTGAGTATGGTTATGACCGACAGGCTGCGTTTTATCTGGACGCGGTAGGCTCGGACTACAACTTTTATTTCGTAGCCATTCAGAAGCGCAAACCTTTTGATGTGTTTGAAATTAACATGGCCTTTTCAGTTGATCGTCGGGCGATTATTGATCAGGCACGGGCCAAAAACGCGCGTCTGTTACGCGATGCGTATCAGGAACTCCAGAAACCCGATGGCTGGAGGCCGTCAAGCTGGAGTCGGATTGAGCAGGAGCCTATCAGCACGTTACGGGTATGA
- a CDS encoding NAD(P)H-hydrate dehydratase: protein MKILNINQIRALDQSTIEHEPIAPINLMERASLAFVDWFARQFPNTTPTKLFCGLGNNGGDGLAIARLLLERNYPIEVYVVRYAPRESDDFMHNHRRLKLLVETIHYIERAQDIPALRHNEVLIDAILGSGLSRPTDGIVKSVIESINRSPATVVSVDIASGLFADQPNDATDTIIEPDYTITFQLPKLAFMLPANGKFVGDWHIVDIRLRKRYIDLAPTPYYFTQPQDARLLLRKRDRYSHKGSFGHALLIAGSYGKIGAAVLAAKACLRSGVGLLTVQIPRCGYDVLQTAVPEAMCRPDGGANVLTGTLDRGISEIGSLTPADYATVGVGPGIGKAPETLDMLKGLLRSIKKPMVLDADALNLIAENRDLLKYIPQNSILTPHPKEFERLTKKWENDYQKLDILRDFAKQHRVVVVLKGAFSAIATPEGDIHFNSTGNPGLSTGGTGDVLTGVLTALLAQNYDSVEAAVLGVFAHGLAGDHVAQQRGPIGMTASDVIEALRWE, encoded by the coding sequence ATGAAAATCCTCAATATTAACCAAATCCGGGCGCTTGACCAATCCACTATTGAACATGAACCCATTGCTCCCATCAATTTAATGGAGCGTGCTTCACTTGCCTTTGTTGACTGGTTTGCCCGCCAATTTCCGAATACAACCCCTACTAAACTTTTTTGTGGATTAGGTAATAATGGTGGAGATGGATTAGCGATTGCCCGATTACTTCTTGAGCGTAATTACCCGATTGAAGTATACGTTGTTCGATATGCCCCCCGTGAGTCTGATGATTTTATGCATAACCATCGTCGGCTCAAACTCCTCGTAGAAACCATTCATTATATTGAGCGGGCTCAGGATATTCCGGCTTTGCGGCACAACGAAGTACTCATTGATGCCATTCTTGGCTCAGGATTATCCCGCCCAACGGACGGTATCGTAAAGAGCGTTATTGAGTCGATCAACCGTTCACCGGCCACGGTCGTATCAGTCGATATTGCCAGTGGCCTTTTTGCCGATCAGCCCAATGACGCTACCGATACGATTATTGAGCCCGATTATACCATCACGTTTCAGTTGCCTAAACTGGCATTTATGCTTCCTGCCAACGGCAAGTTTGTCGGCGATTGGCATATTGTTGATATTCGGTTACGTAAACGGTACATCGATCTGGCCCCAACTCCTTACTACTTCACCCAGCCTCAGGATGCGCGCCTGTTACTTCGCAAACGGGACCGCTATTCACACAAAGGCTCGTTTGGCCATGCTTTGCTTATCGCGGGCAGTTATGGTAAAATTGGAGCCGCCGTATTGGCCGCGAAAGCCTGTTTGCGCTCGGGTGTTGGGCTTCTGACTGTTCAGATTCCACGCTGTGGCTACGACGTGTTGCAAACGGCGGTTCCCGAAGCCATGTGCCGTCCCGACGGTGGAGCGAATGTACTAACAGGCACACTTGATCGAGGTATTAGTGAAATAGGTAGCCTAACCCCAGCCGATTATGCGACTGTGGGGGTTGGACCTGGTATTGGCAAAGCCCCCGAAACACTAGATATGCTGAAAGGACTATTGAGATCGATTAAAAAGCCAATGGTACTGGATGCCGATGCCTTGAATCTGATTGCCGAAAATCGTGACTTGCTGAAATATATTCCTCAGAACAGTATTCTGACTCCTCATCCTAAAGAATTCGAGCGGTTAACAAAAAAATGGGAAAATGACTATCAGAAGCTGGACATTCTAAGAGATTTTGCCAAACAACATCGCGTAGTAGTGGTATTGAAAGGGGCCTTCTCGGCCATTGCCACCCCAGAGGGGGATATCCATTTCAACTCAACCGGCAATCCCGGCTTAAGTACCGGCGGCACAGGCGATGTTCTGACAGGTGTACTAACGGCCTTACTAGCTCAAAATTACGATTCCGTAGAAGCCGCCGTACTAGGCGTTTTCGCTCATGGACTAGCAGGCGACCATGTGGCTCAGCAAAGAGGCCCAATTGGCATGACTGCTTCCGATGTTATTGAGGCTCTCCGCTGGGAATAG